GTCTCCGGCTCGACGAATGGCACCGCATGGTCGACGTGAACCTCAAGGGCATGCTCAACGCCACCGCGATGGTCCTGCCGCACATGATCCGCCAGCACGCCGGTCATATCTTCAACACGTCGTCCATTGCCGGACGACGTGTGTTCGGTCCCGGCTACACCGTGTATTCGGCGACGAAGTTCGCGGTGACGGCCTTTAGCGAGGGTCTGCGCATGGAAGTCGGAAAAAAGCACAACATCCGCGTCACCTGCATCCAGCCGGGCGCGGTGATCACGGAGTTGCCCGAGCAGACCGCGGATGGCGAAAAGCGCGAGGCCATGCGGGCCTATCGCAAGCAGATCCGTTTCCTCGACGCCGACGACATCGCCGATGCGGTGGCATATGCCGTCATGGCACCGCCCCACGTGAACGTCGCCGAGCTTTTCGTCCTTCCCACCGAACAGGCCTAGGCCTGCTGGAGCACGCACATGACCCCACCAGACGATCGCCGACCCTTCGACGAATCAAGCCTCCTCTCGCGCCGCGACTTCATCGCCGCATCGTCGGTGGCGCTGCTCGGCGCCGCCGCGGGCGTCGTCGCGGCTCCCGCTCCCTCGGTCGCGGCACCTGGCACCCATGTCGGCCCGGTCAAGTTGATCCAACTGGCCCATCCCCGGGCGGGCATCAGCCGCCAGGCGTTCGACGACCACTGGCGCCATCCCCACGGCACCCTCGTCCACGACATGCGCGGGAACCGGAAGTACATCCAGCATCACCGACTGGATAGCGCGGTATTCAAGGACTCGGATTCGACCTATCTCGCCATCGCCGAGGTGTGGCACGACAGCCTCCCCGCGGCCGACCTGAGCAAGGATCCACACTTCATCAAGTACGTGCAGCCGGACGAGCCGAACTTCGTCGATCAATCCAAGCACATCATCACGATGGCCGCGGAGGACGTGGTGCAGGCCAGCCGCGGCTCCATCGCGCCGGATGCCCCGTTCGGCGACCTGTACTGGTCGGACAAGGATTCCAACGTCTACGTCACGCTCACGCAGTTCGTCGGCGACCGGTCGGTGGACTGGACCGTCGACGAGTCGCTGGCGCTCTCCCGGCGCATGCGGACGTTCCGGCAGGTGATCAACCGCAGCGTGGTGCCGGGATCACGGATGGCGATCATCCGCCAGTTCATCTGGCCGACGCAGACGCACTTCGAAGAGGCGGTGGCCGCCGATCGCGACGCCTTCGAATCGCTGCGCAAGACGCCGTCGTCGTTCCTCTACCTGGCCCGTTCCGAACGCGTCTTCTGACCCGCGTTCAATCGTAGATCCCGTTCTGCCGGCGAACCATGTCCACCAGTTGCGTCAAGCCCGGCGGTGACCGCCGCCGGCTCGGGTAGTACATGCAGAACGGGTCGCCCATCGACGACCAGTCCGGCATCACCTGCAGGAGCTGGCCGCGTGCCAGCTCTTCCCTGACGCGTATTTCCAGGCAGTACGCCAGGCCCACGCCGCGCATGGCCGCCACGATGGTCGCTTCGGTTTCGTTGACGCGCATGACGCCGGGCACGTCGACGCGGGCCATGGATGGACCGTCGCCCAGCTCCCAGGGATAGGTCGAGTTGTCGCCCACGCGCATCTGGATGCACATGTGCTTGTAGAGATCGTCCGGGTGGCGCGGAGGCGTGTGCCTGCCGAGGTATTCCGGCGAGCCGACCACGATCCAGCGCAACGGCGGCGTCAGCGGCACGGCCACCATGTCGCGCGGCACGCTGCCCGCATACCGGATGCCCGCATCGAAACCCTCCGCCACGATGTCTATCGGACGATCGTCCACGATCAGGTCGAGGTGGATCTGCGGATACCTCCGTACGAAATCCACCACCATCGGCGCGATGAGCAACCGGGCGGCATCGCGTGGCGCGTTGATGCGAAGGCTCCCGACGGGATCGCCGCGATGCGCTTCCAGCGCGTTCAGGCCCTCGGCGATGGTGTCCAGGCCGTGGGAAAGCGCTTCGGCCAGTTCGCGTCCCGCCGCCGTGAGCGACACGGATCGGCTGGTGCGATTGAGCAGGCGAACTTCCAGCCGGTCTTCCAGCTTGCGCATCGTGTGGCTGAGCGCCGACGTCGTGAGGCTGAGATCGATGGCCGCGGCGCGAAAGCTGCCGCGTCGAGCGATGGCGAGAAACACGTTGAGGTCGGCCAATTCCGAACGGGACAGCATGGCCTTCGCCTTCGCCTGTTATCGGGGCATTGAATGGATTTCAACAAAAACCCATTCCGCTCGCAAGCGCCAGCGCATAGTTTGTATTCCGGCATCACGACGCTGGAGGATTCGATGAAATACCGTCCCTTGGGCCAGTCCGGCCTGTATGTTTCCGAATACGTTCTCGGTTCGTTGACGTTCGCCGGAACCAACGGTTTCGAAGCACTGGGTTCCGTCGACGTGGCGCAGGCGCGCCGCATGGTGGATGCCGCGCTCGACGCGGGCGTGAACGCCGTCGACACCGCCAATCTCTATTCCAAGGGTGACGCGGAGTCGGTGGTGGGCCGAGCGATCGCGGACCGGCGCGACGACCTCCTGCTTTTCAGCAAGGCGGCCAGTCCGATGACCGACGGTCCCAACGGCGCCGGTGCGTCGAGAGCGCATCTCTCACGCCAGATCGACGATTCGCTGCGACGCCTGGGTACCGATCATCTCGACCTGTATTTCATCCATCGCTGGGACGGCGTGACGCCGGTGGAGGAAACCGTCCAAACGATGGGTGGATTGGTCAAGTCCGGGAAGATCCGCTACTGGGGCATTTCCAATTACTCGGGATGGCAGGTCGCGAAGACCGTCATGCTCGCTCGCCAGATGCATCTGCCGCCGCCGGTGGCGCACCAGGTGTATTACACGCCGGCGGCGCGCGAAGCCGAGTATGAAATCATTCCCGCGGGCGAGGAACTCGGCGTCGCGACGGTCGTCTGGAGTCCATTGGGCCAGGGCCTGCTCACCGGACGGGTCGATCGGCATACACCGCCGCCCGCCGACACGCGCCAGGGCGACGATCATTGGCCCGAGCCCTACGTGGCCGATCGCGACACGTTGTGGAACGTCATCGATGCGCTGAAGCGGGTCGCCGCGGCGCGCGACGTCAGCGTGGCACAGGTGACCCTCGCCTGGCTGCGAGGACAACCGCCGGTTCATTCCATCGTGCTGGGTGCGCGCAACGAGGCGCAACTTGGCGACAACCTCGACTCGGCTCGCCTGGAGCTCAGTTCCGGCGAGTTGGAGACCATCGAGAGCGCCGGGCGCCCCCCGGCCATCTATCCGTATTGGCATCGCGCGATGTGGGCACTGGATCGCCCCACGCCTGCCGAGCGCGAGTACCTGCAACGCCACCGCCTCACCATGGGCCTGAAGCGTACCGACGAGCAATGAGCGGCGCTTTCGCCGAGAGGGAGAAACCATGAACTCCACGATTCGATACCTTGCTACGCGCGGCGTGTTCGTTTTGGCCGCTGGCTCCAGCCTGTCTTCCGTGGCGCACGAGGTCGCCTCGCATGCGCTGGTGTCGCCCACGTCCGAGACCGCTCGCCAGGTCGAAGCGTTGGTACGTGGCCAGTCGTCCGACGTGTCGTTGCGATACGTGTACGGTTACGGCCCGAACGGCCCGGACACGTGCGACGCGCCCAAGCCGAGCCCCACGCGCGCGGAGGACCGCTACGGCGTGCTCGTATGCCGCTCGGCACAGCCGCTTTCCGCGGCTTATTACGTGCGTCCCGGTGGCAACGCATGGGCGTCGGCCGAAGATGCCGATCGTCGCCTTGCACGCATCGTGTCCCACGCGCTGGTGCCGGCGGGTGACGACGGGGCCCATCCGTCGACGAGGAGCGAGCTGTGATCCACGACGGAGGGCGGTCGAGGACCGTCCTCCGTCGCGTGCGGTCGGACCGGCCTCACTGCCTCACGGGTGGCAAGGCGATCGCGGAGATGGCGTGGTCGTCGTCGAGGCGGCTATTGACGGCACTTCCCGGCGCGGCCGAGACGTAGTCCATGTTCGCCACCAGGAGGATGTCGCCGAGGATGAGCACGGCGCAAGGCTCGTCGAGTTTGCCCGTTGCGCTACCGGAGTCGTCGTTGCGTTGCAGGGTGGTGACCTTGCCCTGCATGTCGATGGCATGGATGGCGTTGCCGAGAAAATCGGCCACATAGATCCGTCGACGCCGCGCATCGAACGCCATGCCGTCGGCCGACAGCATGGACGCGTCCCTCGCGAACAGCTGCGGCGCCCCGGCGGGACGCCCGTCGGCACCCATCGCCACCTTGAAGATCGTGCCTTCCTCGTTGATCCCGACGTACAGGTCGCCCGCATCGTCGAAGGCGATGCCATCCGCCCCCGCACCCGTCTTGTTGTTGGACACGAAGGTCGTCAGAAGGTGCGGATCGGGAATCCCGTCTCCGTAGGGACGCAGATGCACGGGCCCGTTCGCGAACTCGTCGAGGTCGAACGCGAACACGCCACTGATGTTGTTCGCCGTTTTCGGAACGATTTCCATGGCGGCGTCTGTGACGTAGAGCCGGCGGCCACGCCAGGCCAGGTCATTGGTGCCGAAGCCGCCTTCGACGACCACTTCCTGGCGCATCGGCTTGCCGTGTTCGATCACGATCCTGGCGATGCGGCTGTACGGGCCCTTTTTATAAGGGGATTGCCTGTCGACGTAGTAAAGATTGCCGTCGGGTCCGAAGGCGACGCCCATCGGCGCGACTTTCCCCGTCTCGGGGCTCAGGTCGCCGGGGGCGAAGCGATACCAGTCGGTAAGCCTCCTGCTGACCGGATCGAGCAGCGCCAGCCGGGCGGGCGAGGCGGCTGCCGCCCGCCCGGTCTTTTCGAGCGTGAGGTTGTTGTAGTTGGGCACCGCCACGACGATCTTGCCGTCGGGTCCCCGTGCCATGCTGTCCATCGTGTTGTATTCGCGAGGCTGGATGGCGAAAACGGCGGCATGGTCGGTGGCGGGAGGGGCGTTCGAGAACGCAGCGCTCGCCGTGCAACCGGCGAGCGCTGCGCCCGCTACCAGGGCGGTCAGGATCAACTTATGCATACGGGGAACCTCCATGGGCCGAATCGGCCTGGGCCGGTACGGTGGCCGATGCCGATGGCGGGTGTCGTCAGGCTTTCGCCGACGGAATCGGCGCATTCTGCTCGATGAGTCCCTGGTTCTTGAGCTCGGCCCAGAACGCCGGTGGGACGGTCGCCTTCATCGAGCTAGCGTTGGCGAGCGCTTGCGCCTCGGTGTGCGCACCGACGATGAGCGCGGCGGCCACGTCGGGCGCGGCGGAGAACTGGATGGCGGCGGTGCGCAGGTCCACGCCGAACTGGCTCGCGACCGCGCGCAGGCGATCGCGCTTGGTGAGGTGTTCGCGGGAAATATCCCAGGAGCGCTTTCCATAGTTGTAGCGTGGGCTACCCGAGATAAAGCCTGCATTCAACGACGAGCCGACGACGAATTCGACGCCGTGCTGTCGGGCCACCGGGAAGATGGTGTTCAGCGCGTTCGCGTGGTCGATCAACGAATATTGCGAGGCGAGGAGGCAGACGTCGGGATCGGATTCCTTGATGACGCGGAGGATCGGTTCCGGCGTATTCACGCCGATGCCCCAGCCGCGGATGATTCCCTCGTCGCGCATCCGGGACAGCTCGGGAAACGCGCCCTTCAGGGCGATGGCGAACTGCTCCGGCCACGGCGTGGGGAGAAGGGCGTTGTCCGAGGAGATATCGTGCACGAAAACGACGTCGATGCGGTCGACGCCGAGCCTCTGCAGGCTGTCTTCGATGGATCGGCGAACACCGGCGGCCGTGTAATCGAACGTCACGTTGTTCGGCGAATTGCCGTATTCGAAAAGCTCCTTGGCGTTGTTCTTCGGGGAGGCCTTGAGAAGCTTGCCGACCTTGGTGGAGAGGAGGTAACTGTCGCGCGGCTGGTTGTGCAGGAAGCTGCCGAATCGGCGTTCCGCCAGCCCGAGTCCGTACCAGGGCGAGACGTCGAAATAGCGGGCGCCGGCCTTCCACGTGGCTTCCAGCGTGCGATACGCATCCTCGTCGGTGACGACCTCGAATTCGTTGCCGATGGGGACGCCTCCCAGGCCGTAGCGGAATTCGGGGCGGTCGAAAATACGCGACGCTCGGGTGTTGCGCGTTCCCGAGGCGCTGGCCGGCGTCCTCGCATCCATGGCGAAAGGCCGGGCGCCCGCGAGGCTCGGCATCGCCAATGCGCCCGACACGGTGGCCGCGAGCGTCAGGAAGTCACGACGATTGAGCGAAGAGTCGAAGGACATGGTGGGCTCCTTGGGTTGGAAGGCCGCGATACGGCAGATGACGGTCGTCATGAAAGACCGCACGCATGCCATCGTAGCGAGGCCACCGCGTCGGCATGGCGTGAATTCGTTGATGTTCTTTCAATGCCTCCTTGATAGGAGGCCCCGATCGCATCGATCGGCACCGGCGTTCATCTTTGTGTGTCGCTTTTCACGCGACGATCGTTCGATGCACGGCCGCGCGAGTTACGACTGACGGATTGCCGGAGGCGATATCGCCATCTGGGAGAGCAACGGCAAGGCCAGGCCCCATGTGACGCCCAGCCAAAGCACGGCCGGCACGGGAGACGCGGGCAAGATCACCGCTTGCCAGCCATGCGCGGCGGCCAGATAGGCCATCGGTGCGCCAATCGCTCCCAGCAGCGCCGCGACGAAAGGTCGGCCGCGCACGAAGGCCATCGACCGGCCGAGGGTCGTGGCGAAACTGAGCCAGAGCATGAGGATCCACGCCGGCGCGCCGCCCGGCGGTAACGCGGGGTAGGGTGACGCGTAGTGCCACCAGCCGAGCATCGATGGCACGCCGTCGACCGCCATGCCTACGAGCAGCGCCATGCCCAACAGCCCGCATTCGCGGACGATGTGGCGGGAAAAGGCCAGTTGAGACATGACGAACAGCGCTCCGGCGACCAGGCCCCAGGCGGGGCGTCCATGGCCGGCCCCGATGACCACGGTGAACCAGACGGCCTGATAGCCGATGAGGTTGAACCAGGTCCCGGCGCGGCGGCGGATGACTGTCGGATCCATCAACGCGAGCAACTCGTCACGAGGGGCTGGACCCGAAGCGAGGCGATCTCATCGGGCGAGACGGGCGGCCGGTCGTCGGACGATGGGAAGACGATGCGGACCTTCCGGTTCTTTCCGTCGTCCGACTTGATGTTGCTTGGGCCTTCGAAACCGATCAGTCGATGATCGGCTTCGGTGTAGGCAAGTGACACCGTCGGGGCGAACGCTCCCAGCCAGCCGTCAAGGGTCATGCGGAACTGCCGCACCGATGGCGACCCGGTCGACGTAGCATCCGGCCGGATGACGAGCCGCAGGTCGTCGAGTCGGCTCGGCACCACGAAACGTACGGTCATGCCTTTCGGATTCGATACGCCCGACCAATGCGCCTTGACGAAGTCGTCGAACCCCGCATCGACGACCGTATCGGCGTGGAGCGCCACGCTGCCCGTGCGCGGTGACTTGTCGGCGTCATGAGACACGGTCGCGATGATCCGTTCGCCCTCGACCTTCACGCTTTCCCGGTGCCCGCTTCGCGCATCCTCGTATTCGAAATCCGGTACCCAGGCCGTCCCGGTGTAGCGGACCAGCTTGCGCGCGAACGGCCGGCCGTCGGGGCAGCGATAGAGCACCAGTCGCTGGCGAGCCTTGCCATTGCCCGTCAGCCAGTGTTCTTCCCGATAGCGAACCTGGGACGTTTCCGGGTCGTAGGCCACGCCGGTGTAATGTCCCGTCGTGGTGTCCGCTGCGTGCGCCGCGGAGCATGCCGCCATGGCAAGGACGAAGCATGCCCAGAGAAAACCGGTGGAACGATTCGACATGCTGGGGGGCCTTCGTGGCGGTTGATCGAAGGAAGACAGCCTCGACGAGCGCTATCCGGCTTATCCGGCTCTTACGGATTTTTCCGTCGTTTGGATGCGTGGCCCGGTCGCCGATGTGTCGGTGCCGTGGGCGCCCAGGAGCCGCCGATAGCTCCACCATAGTCCCAGGGAGCCGACCGATATGGCGCCCAGGAGGAGGAATGCACCACGAAACCCGACGGACTGCGCCACCCAGCCGCCGAGCGCGGGGCTGAGCGCGGCGCCGATACCCTGCATGGTCATGACGGCGCCCTGGGCGACGTTGACGCGGCCCGTTCCCTGCATGAGCCGCGCCACCATGGCGGGGACGGCCACGCTCTGCAATCCGGCGCCGATGCCGTCCAGTGCCTGGACGGGGTAGACACCCCAGCGACCGACGAAAAACGCGGCCAGCAGTCCGCGGATCGGCAACGCGAGAAAGGTGACGAGAATGACGGTCCAGTAGCCATGCGTTCGGATGAGTCGCATCGCGAGGAGGGATGCGCCGACCATCACGACTTGCGCCACGACGATGGTCAGGGCCGTGAACGCACTGGGATCGCCTTGTCGCGTAGCGACCACCGCCATGCCATACAAGGGCAGCATGGCCGCGTTGCCCAGGTGAAACAGGGCCAGCGCCGCCGACAGCACGAGTAACGGTCGACAGGTCACGAGGATGGAAAACCCCGACGGCGCAGCGGACCCATCGTCCGCCTCGTGACCTTCCAGCCCACGAGCGGCTCGGTGGTCGATGGCCCGTTCCGGGATGAGCAGCGTGGCGATGATGGCGAACATCCCGAACGTCGCGGCCACCAGGAAGATGCCGCCGAAGCCGAAACGCCAGCCGATGTATCCCGAAAGCCCCGCACCGACGACGTTCCCCGCGTGGTTGGCCACCTGGTTGCGTCCGAACTGGCGGTCGAAGCCCTTGGATCGCACCATGCCCAGGGTCATGCCGGCGATCGCGGGACCGAGGAGCGCACCCGCGATGGCGGTGGCCACCTGCGACAGCACCACCATGCCAAAGGAATGCGCGTACCAGACGATGCACGACGCCAGTACCGTGCATGCGCACGAGATCACCACGGCCAGCCGCTTGTGGCGCGTGGCGTCGACGACGGCACCGGCCGGCGCGGTCACCAGCCATCCCGCGACACCGCCGATCGTCATCACCGTGCCGATCGCGCCGGTCCGCCAGCCGATGGATTGCAGGAACACGCCGAGGAACGGGCCGATGCCCGCCTGGACGTCCGCGACGAAAAAGTTCAGCGCCTCCAGCGGACGCTGCCCGCCGACGACCCGTTTTCCCGTGGCGCTCACCACTTTCTCCCATGCTTGTTGGGCCCGAGTTGCGTGCCCAGCAAGCCGTGCTCGGGCCACGGCTCGACCGCATGCGCGTCGGTGCCCAGGGGAGCGTCGGACAACTCTCGCGTGCGCTGGCGCGCGCCGAGCCATTCGATGCGATCCGTATGGCTGTTTCCGCGCGAGTCGGTAGCGGTGACCACCAGCTCCGCGCCGGACCTTTCGTAGTGCCTGCCGAGCGGCGCCGACCAGACCGCAGCGTTCCATTCGTCCTGATCCATCACCTGGGCCGCCTGGCCGTTCACGGCGAGGGTCACGATGGCGATGTCGCGCCCGAATATCTTCGCCCGCACCACCGGAACGGGCGTGTATCCCGTATCCAGACGACGATCGGCCGGCGCGGTGATCGTCACGAACGGCCACGAAGAGGCCAGTCTCTTGAACCGCCAGCCCACATGGCATCCGTCCAGGGTGACGATGGAGAATCCCGGCTGTCCGTCGTCCTCTTCGATCTGCGCCAGGGAGCGAGTCGATGCATGGATGACGCGGCCGTCATTGAGCACCTCGTTGTAGTGGGTATGCCCGGTGTCGACCACCGCCACGTTCGCCTGGGCGAAGAGCTGCCCCAACGCCTCGCCCTCGTGCGCGAGGTCACCGGGGTAGGCGTGCATGAAGACGGCCGGGCGATGGGTGTCGGAGCGCGAGGCCTCCAGTTCGTCCGCAAGCCATGCGAGTTGCGCCTCACCGAGACGGAAATCTGGCCCGCCGCCTGCCGAGACGACGTCCAGGAACAGGCAGCGCCGGCCGTCGGCGTGCACGGCCCGCGGCAATACGCCCGCGCCGGGCATGCGGGCGAATGCATTCAGGTGCCCCGGCTCCCGGTCGTGATCGCCGGGAATGGCATGGATCGGGATGTCCAGCCCGTCGAGCGCATCGACGATGCGCGCGTACTGCGCGGGAAGGCCGTTGTTGGCGTTGTCGCCCGGCACGAAGACGAAGTCCACGGCGCCGCGTAGCTGTTGCCTTGCTTGCGCCGCCCACTCGGCGAGGCGCGCGGTGCCGAGATAGTCGTCGTCGGAGGACGCATGCAGATCGCCGATGTGTGCCCAGGTAAGCATCGGATGGCCTCGTCTACGGGGGATGGGTGTCAGTGGCCGGGCTTCTTCGGCATCGGGCCGACCGCGTCGGCTCGGGGGCCGACGGCATCGGCCGCCACGACGGCGCCATGGGGCGTGTCGAGCCAGCGACCTTCGACGGCGACGTGCTTGCCGACGGTCAGCAGGCGATCCAGCGCAAGCGCCGCGTGGGGCGGTATCCGGACCACGACGCCGTCCTCGAGCAGCACGCCATGCACCGAACCCTTGGGACCGTGCAGGCGCCGTTCGATCCGGCCTTCGTAGGCCCAGCGTTCGTCATCCTTCGGTGGGTTATCGCGATGCGATCCCTCGCGAGGGCCTTCGTCGAGGATGCGCTTGCCTTTCGGCGGGTCGATGGCCACGGCGACGATGACGTTCGCGCCGCGCACCGCGAGCCCACGTACCGCGAGCCTGGCACCGGGCTTGATCGCGCGTGCGAGAGCGGCCGAGAGATGTGGCGGCGTGTGGATTTCCGTGCCGTCGGTCAGCAGCATGCCGTCGATGGCGCCGTGGCTGTTGGGCACGAAACGGTCGAACGTGCCGTGTGTGGCGGGGAGATGATCGGGGTCGATCCAATGCATGCGTGGGCTCTCGATGAAGAAGGGAATAGGTTCGCCGGCCGCCCTTGCGGACGGCCGGGTGCGATCGTTCACGGCGTGGTGGCCGCGGCGGTGGGAACGCCAGCCGGTGGGGGCGGCGGCAGCGGGCCCGGTTGGGGCGGCACGGCGAGGGGCTGCTCGCTACCCGGACGAGTGCCCAGGGCAGTGACCTGGATGGATCGGCCGTAACGCGTCTCCACGCCGAAGCCCTTCACACTCACGGGTGCATGGGGCGTCGCCCATGCGGTGGTTCGCTCCGAGGCCGGTGGCGGCAGATGCAGCAACGTACCGTCGTCGAGGACGGCGCCGTTGATGTCCCCGCGTGGACCGTATAGCGGCTGCGCGACCTGGCCATGCGCCTCCATCGGGGAGAGTGCCGGCGGCTCGGGTGGCGCCGTCGGCGGCCTATCGGTCCATCGCGTCCCCTTGGCGCTGACGGCCGCGGCTTGCAACAGCGGAAGGTCTCCCACGCGCCATCCGTCGACGAGGACGTCATCGCCCCGATGTACGTGCGCAGCCACCGCATTGCCGAGTCCGGGCGGCATCGCCACCTGCGTGCCGTCGGCGAGCAGGAGGCCGTCCACATCACCATTGGGATTGACGAGAAAGCGCGCGACCCGGCCGTTGCGCGTGGCGTTGGCTGAGGGCTGGCCGGGGGGCGGTGGCGGTACCGGCGCGATCGCGCCGGCATCGGGAGACGGTGGTGTCGGCGGTCGGTCTTGCGCCGACGCGACGCCGATGGCCAAGGCCATCGCGCTCATGATCAGAGGAAGACGCTGCATCGGAGACTCCTTGGCTGCGGTGAACCCCGCATGGTTCCCGTTGCATCCTCCGTGCCAGCGCTCGATGCCCGTGGTTTCGCCATTCGGCGAGCCGTCGCGCCCCCGGGTGTCCCTTTCGGGGACACCTCATGTCGCCGAAAGGGACATCACTCCAGGCCGTAGTCGACCAACTTGCGATAGAGCAGTTGCCGTCGAATCCCAAGGCGGCGCGCCGCTTCGGCACGATTGCCGTCGGCGTTCGCGAGCGCTTGCGCGATCATGCGGCGCTCCAACTCGGCTATCGCGTCGGGCAAGGAAAGATCCTCCGATGCCGGAGTCGCGGAGGGGGCAGGGGGTAGCATGCCCTCGATATCGGAAACGTCGACCACGGGCCCGGGAACCAGTACCCGGCAACGCTCCATCAGGTTGCGCAACTCGCGCACGTTGCCCGGCCAGGGATGCCGTTCCAGGCGCGCGAGGGCCGCGTCGGACAAGACCTTGCGCCGGGAGGGGGCGGCATCGAGGACATGGCGTGCGATGACGGCGATGTCCTCGGTGCGCTCGCGCAAGGGAAGCAGTTCGATGGGCAGCACGTTGAGCCGATAGAACAGGTCCATGCGGAATTCGCCGGCCGCGATGCGCTCTTCGATGAAGCGGTGCGTGGCCGCGATGATGCGCACGTCGACGCGCACGGGACGACTGCTGCCGACCGGCGTGACTTCGCCTTCCTGGAGCACGCGCAGCAGCTTCGCCTGCATGGCCAGCGGCATGTCGCCGATCTCGTCGAGCAGCAGCGTGCCGCGGTCGGCCTCGCGAAAGTAACCCTTGCGGTCCGCGATGGCGCCCGAGAATGCGCCTTTCTGATGACCGAACAGCTCGCTTTCGAGCAGTTCCGGTGGAATCGCCGCGCAGTTGACCGCGACGAACGCTTGCCCCGCGCGCTCTCCCGCCCGATGCAGCGCCCGCGCCACCATTTCCTTGCCCGTGCCGGTCTCACCGGTGATCAGTACCGGTACGTCGGTGGCGGCGGCCAGCCCGATGCGCTTGTGGACCTGCCGCATCGCCGGGCTCGCTCCCAGCATTTCTCCATCCTCGGCGGCGGATGTCGCTTCCGTCGGTGGCGAACCGACGGAAGCGAGGGCGCGCTCCACCGCGCTGGCCACTTCCTGGCGGCCGATGGGCTTGATCAGGTGATCGAACGCACCCAGCCGCATCGCATCGATGGTGTTCTGCGCCGAGGCGAATGCGGTGAGCATGATGATCGGAACGGGCGA
This window of the Luteibacter aegosomatis genome carries:
- a CDS encoding DUF2878 domain-containing protein, giving the protein MDPTVIRRRAGTWFNLIGYQAVWFTVVIGAGHGRPAWGLVAGALFVMSQLAFSRHIVRECGLLGMALLVGMAVDGVPSMLGWWHYASPYPALPPGGAPAWILMLWLSFATTLGRSMAFVRGRPFVAALLGAIGAPMAYLAAAHGWQAVILPASPVPAVLWLGVTWGLALPLLSQMAISPPAIRQS
- a CDS encoding metallophosphoesterase family protein — translated: MLTWAHIGDLHASSDDDYLGTARLAEWAAQARQQLRGAVDFVFVPGDNANNGLPAQYARIVDALDGLDIPIHAIPGDHDREPGHLNAFARMPGAGVLPRAVHADGRRCLFLDVVSAGGGPDFRLGEAQLAWLADELEASRSDTHRPAVFMHAYPGDLAHEGEALGQLFAQANVAVVDTGHTHYNEVLNDGRVIHASTRSLAQIEEDDGQPGFSIVTLDGCHVGWRFKRLASSWPFVTITAPADRRLDTGYTPVPVVRAKIFGRDIAIVTLAVNGQAAQVMDQDEWNAAVWSAPLGRHYERSGAELVVTATDSRGNSHTDRIEWLGARQRTRELSDAPLGTDAHAVEPWPEHGLLGTQLGPNKHGRKW
- a CDS encoding EthD domain-containing protein, giving the protein MTPPDDRRPFDESSLLSRRDFIAASSVALLGAAAGVVAAPAPSVAAPGTHVGPVKLIQLAHPRAGISRQAFDDHWRHPHGTLVHDMRGNRKYIQHHRLDSAVFKDSDSTYLAIAEVWHDSLPAADLSKDPHFIKYVQPDEPNFVDQSKHIITMAAEDVVQASRGSIAPDAPFGDLYWSDKDSNVYVTLTQFVGDRSVDWTVDESLALSRRMRTFRQVINRSVVPGSRMAIIRQFIWPTQTHFEEAVAADRDAFESLRKTPSSFLYLARSERVF
- a CDS encoding aldo/keto reductase; protein product: MKYRPLGQSGLYVSEYVLGSLTFAGTNGFEALGSVDVAQARRMVDAALDAGVNAVDTANLYSKGDAESVVGRAIADRRDDLLLFSKAASPMTDGPNGAGASRAHLSRQIDDSLRRLGTDHLDLYFIHRWDGVTPVEETVQTMGGLVKSGKIRYWGISNYSGWQVAKTVMLARQMHLPPPVAHQVYYTPAAREAEYEIIPAGEELGVATVVWSPLGQGLLTGRVDRHTPPPADTRQGDDHWPEPYVADRDTLWNVIDALKRVAAARDVSVAQVTLAWLRGQPPVHSIVLGARNEAQLGDNLDSARLELSSGELETIESAGRPPAIYPYWHRAMWALDRPTPAEREYLQRHRLTMGLKRTDEQ
- a CDS encoding MFS transporter → MSATGKRVVGGQRPLEALNFFVADVQAGIGPFLGVFLQSIGWRTGAIGTVMTIGGVAGWLVTAPAGAVVDATRHKRLAVVISCACTVLASCIVWYAHSFGMVVLSQVATAIAGALLGPAIAGMTLGMVRSKGFDRQFGRNQVANHAGNVVGAGLSGYIGWRFGFGGIFLVAATFGMFAIIATLLIPERAIDHRAARGLEGHEADDGSAAPSGFSILVTCRPLLVLSAALALFHLGNAAMLPLYGMAVVATRQGDPSAFTALTIVVAQVVMVGASLLAMRLIRTHGYWTVILVTFLALPIRGLLAAFFVGRWGVYPVQALDGIGAGLQSVAVPAMVARLMQGTGRVNVAQGAVMTMQGIGAALSPALGGWVAQSVGFRGAFLLLGAISVGSLGLWWSYRRLLGAHGTDTSATGPRIQTTEKSVRAG
- a CDS encoding LysR family transcriptional regulator produces the protein MLSRSELADLNVFLAIARRGSFRAAAIDLSLTTSALSHTMRKLEDRLEVRLLNRTSRSVSLTAAGRELAEALSHGLDTIAEGLNALEAHRGDPVGSLRINAPRDAARLLIAPMVVDFVRRYPQIHLDLIVDDRPIDIVAEGFDAGIRYAGSVPRDMVAVPLTPPLRWIVVGSPEYLGRHTPPRHPDDLYKHMCIQMRVGDNSTYPWELGDGPSMARVDVPGVMRVNETEATIVAAMRGVGLAYCLEIRVREELARGQLLQVMPDWSSMGDPFCMYYPSRRRSPPGLTQLVDMVRRQNGIYD
- a CDS encoding aldo/keto reductase, with the translated sequence MSFDSSLNRRDFLTLAATVSGALAMPSLAGARPFAMDARTPASASGTRNTRASRIFDRPEFRYGLGGVPIGNEFEVVTDEDAYRTLEATWKAGARYFDVSPWYGLGLAERRFGSFLHNQPRDSYLLSTKVGKLLKASPKNNAKELFEYGNSPNNVTFDYTAAGVRRSIEDSLQRLGVDRIDVVFVHDISSDNALLPTPWPEQFAIALKGAFPELSRMRDEGIIRGWGIGVNTPEPILRVIKESDPDVCLLASQYSLIDHANALNTIFPVARQHGVEFVVGSSLNAGFISGSPRYNYGKRSWDISREHLTKRDRLRAVASQFGVDLRTAAIQFSAAPDVAAALIVGAHTEAQALANASSMKATVPPAFWAELKNQGLIEQNAPIPSAKA
- a CDS encoding SDR family oxidoreductase; translation: MSSAISGKCALITGASSGIGEATARRLAALGMRVGIAARRIDRLTALRDAIVADGGDAFAIEMDVTDTDSVAAGVESFVAAHGAVDVLFNNAGVMPVSDIDRLRLDEWHRMVDVNLKGMLNATAMVLPHMIRQHAGHIFNTSSIAGRRVFGPGYTVYSATKFAVTAFSEGLRMEVGKKHNIRVTCIQPGAVITELPEQTADGEKREAMRAYRKQIRFLDADDIADAVAYAVMAPPHVNVAELFVLPTEQA